The region gCTGCCCCGGTTCAGTGTTGTCACATAAAGAACTGCTGAGATGATGCTTTTTTGGTAAAAGatgggaaaataaattttctccAGATGAGGCATCTGGCTGGATTGCTGGTGTAGCTGTGTAGAAGACGGCGATTTGAGGACTGGCTGTGATAAATAAATAGGGCAGGTTTGTACAGGGGGGTGTTCACACACACAAGGAAATTACCTGTGGCTTAGTGCACAGAAGCGAATAAGAAAAGCAACTGAGGTTATGGTGGAGGTTATTGGGTATCAGATACCTGAATGTACCTTTAAAATACAGAACCTGTAAATATTCAGCTGCCTTTTGGGTGACTCGTACCACTATTTGCTGCCTGATCTTCTGCTTTTTGCAGGTCACCTTGCTACAGGGGATGAGTTGGGACTGAGAGGGGTGAGGCTGGAAGTCAAGAGCAGCACTCGCTCTGCAGCAGTTACCTGATAGAGTTCCCAGTGTTGGTTTGGGTCTGGGATGCTCCTCAGCCTGTTAGCATTTGGCAAAACATTTCCTGAAACACCAAGATAATTCTCactgttttgattttaatgaaCAGTGCCCTTTGCATCGTTTCCTCGCGGTGCCATTGGGAAAGCTGCACTATAGGATATCTCATACTTTGGGGCTGACTTTGTAGTTTATTTTGGCTTGAGTCAAGCAAGCAAGCTTCCCACTGAACTGTGAAATATCCTTCTTGTGATGCTTCTTTCCAGCTGGGAcagttaccttttttttcctgacaacaagatactttttttaatattgaaaagCAGCTTTACAAGGTTGCTTTGCAGCAGAAGTGTACTTTTTGGTAAAATTCTCCCGAGCACTGGGGAAGAGCTGCTGCCGTCCTCTTGAGTTGCTGGTGCTGTGGAAGGTTTTGCTCTACAGGATTTTGTGGACCCATTTGGCTCCAGGCTGTAAAACAAGAGATGCCAAccttttctaatttctaatgCTGAGGTGGGCACATATCCATGATTTCAAGCTCTTCCTTACATATTGTATTTTAATACTGAGCCTTGCCACTGGTGGGATCCCCCTCCCACACTGCCAGGTCACCCTCTGTACCCACCCAGGGCATGGCAAACCAGCTCCTCCATCCTCTGCCTAAGTGAGAAGGGATGTTTTGCTGCAGGAtggtgctggggaggagcagggTTTGGTCACTCCTGACATTTGGGGCTCCCTCAGGCACTGTCCACTGGGTCCCTGGCTGCCACCATCATCAGTGAAGGTCACCCACAGAAAAAGTCAAGTTTTAATTCACCCTTTCAATCAAACCCATAGTTAGAAGCCACCTTACCAAGGGTGCAGACCGGGGTGCTCTGCCCTCTGTGCCCCTATGGGCACCCagtgttttgggggggtccctcCTGACAGCCACTGGTGGGCGCTGAGCCTGGGCTCTCACGGTGATGCCGACTCTGGGTGGGTGACTCTGGTTTGACTTCGGAAATGTCGTGATGGTGAATCCTTCCTTCAGGGAGATGATTTCCAGGCAGGAAGGTGGGACACCAGCTCCTGTTGCTCCCTGGCTTTCCTCGGGCGTCACGGGGAGCCAGGAGGGGACcggagggaaggggaggaggggtGGGTTTTTGGAGCGTTGCTGACAATTTTCCACACGTGGGCTTTGCTGTGCAGCTGGAGCGAAGGTGCTGTGGTCAGATGGGGTGGCTGCACACCCTGGTTTGCTGCTTTTGTCTAAAAATCCCTGAGGATTTGCCTTTGAAGCAGCCTGAGTGGTGACCGGGGTGGGTGTGGGCAGGGACGTGGCATCAGCAGCCGTCGCATGTGAGGCCGAAGCAGCAGCCGTCTCGGTGGCCGGAGCTGGAGGTGACTTTTTTTGCTCATAGACGAAAACCAGCGGGTGCTgttggcagggctgggctggccaCAGGCTCGGTGCCGATGGCCACGTCGTGCTGCCCCCAGGCGCCTGGGGAGGGGGATTCTCACCAACGTGTCCCTGCCGAGGCAGCCCCTGGGGTGGAAATGCTGGCATGGTGGAGGCTGCTTGACCATCTGGGGTCTCGGGATGGTTCTGGTTCTGGAAGATAATTTATTTGTTGTCACTAAGCATCTCCAGGCTTCTTGAATTGACCAACAGCCTTTTTGATCTAGTGCTGGGCATGAAGACCTGCTCTCTTCCCCGCCGTCCTGGGAGACCCATGTGTTCTGAGCTTGGTTTTATATCAGGGAAGCACCTTTTAAATACTTACTGTAGCTTTACAGCTGTGTAACTCTGAGGGCTTAGATCGGGGCTTTGTCCCTGGCCGGTGCGGCTTTGGAAATGCCGGAGAAAAATTCATCCCTGGCTGTCGTGTTAAGTGAAAACCTCCGACATCTGAAAATTAGATGGTAGAgacaagcacagaaaaaagaagttttgacTTGCACGTTATACTCAAGTCTAGACATATTGAATGGTGAACATTTTCTTGTAGATTTTTAAGtcaattagggaaaaaaaataatcttcattcTACACTTTTTTAATGTGCTCTAAGCATGCAACAAGTCCTGTACCACTAATGACCATGATGCAAATGAAAGTAATACATGCATACTTTTGTAAGTAAATATAACAACCCTTAAACgtattttgatttaaaattacctttttGGCTAAATATCTGCTAAACTGTCACCTTCTCCTGCTGCAAACCCCATTCTGTTTAATCTGTGGTAACGATGCCCCAGCAGAGCTCAGTCTAGAGCTGCGGAGCTTTGTGTTGTGCAGTTGACCTTTGTGTAAGTCATTTATGGTCTGGAGGAAGTTGTaacccaggagaagacacctgAGTCCTCGTCCTCGGATTGAGGATGGCTCAGTCCATGTGCCCACGTTCACCCAGCCTTGCTCTGAACCACAGCCAGGTGCATGAATGACAGTTCGCTCTATTTACAATTGTAACTAAACTTTTCCTGGAACAGTATGACATCAAGGATATGTTATTTTATAAGCCCATCTTTTTTCAGgccattttaatgtatttgcttttatttaagtgaaaaagCTAGTTGTAAGAACAGCGAGGTTTTCCTAGTTTAGGTgagcttttaatttaaattttgaaTCTGGGGCTTGCATAATGCTGTAAATTATATAGGCCTCATCTTGATGTGGGGATTTATGTGCAGAGCTTCCTGCACAATGAGATGAGAATACCTATCATTAATTTTTGTGGCTTGAAACCCAGCTTGATTTAGATGCTTTCTTCCCAAGGGAAGAGACATTTTACAAAATCACCGCAGTGGTAATTGTTTGGAGTTCAGAGTGAACTCACTTAAATTTCACATGAATCAATTGTGTACAGTAAATGATTTATGCCCTAGCACATGCCTTCAAATGTCCTTACAAATTATACAGAGCTGAGAATAGGATGATTTGCTGCCGCTGACACTTTATAGACTATTCAGCAAAAGTGTTTGCTTGCAGATCTTGTTATGGGAAGGTCCTGCTCATCAATGGGGTcaataaaacacacatttcttctgcattttcctttctggaGTGTGCAGAAATGCAGACGGTGCATGTACTTTCCAGCGTCTCTTCTACAAGGAGGTACCTCTGGATTTACTACACCTTGCAGCCACCATTCCTCCACAGCAGAAGACACGAAACCTTTGAGAACCAGAAATGTAGATGCTCAACAAGGCTAGAGGTGTGACAAAGGTGTCCCTGCCAAGTGTGTTCCAAAGATGTGTCATAGGAAGAGATTATCTGAGATGCAAAGATAAAAAGCCATATGCAGTGTAGTGGCTGCATGAAACTGGAAAGGGAAATTGAAAGtaaaacctcaaacaaaatttttaatgGCTTAGAGGAGAAAGTTATCCAAAAAAGACATTGTCAGGAAAGACACACTAGAGAATCAGCGTGTCTAACTCtgaaattttgcatttcttggCAAGTTTCTTTAACCCGCTGTATgttttttgccttattttttaagCTAGGTTTTATGGAAAAGAGGTAaagtcattttattttctctggacTTCGAAATTTCCaaaattctttttcctttgaaattatttttctccgGAGCCTTTTGAGTGCTTGAATcgatttctgtttcttttcttattaATGAAACCATTCATCCAATAGAACTTTGGAGAAGAGGGATCTAATTTACAGACCTACCCTAGTGAAAAGAAATAAGGGGAACAATCAGCCGGACCATCCAAAGGATTATTACTATTTCAACGTAAGCTATTTAAGAAAATGTCTATTGGGAAATACCTGGAGATGTAATAACTTAATCCTAAAtatcaggaaaacaaagcaaataactGAGTATATTGTAGAGACTGAGAACATGAGCAGAGACAGATGCTCACCCAGGAGGTTTGTTTTAGGCAGATggaaagtttttgttttgctgcgaTCTGGCCCTGAAAAAATGGCCTTTCCTGAAGCTGGCTGCAGGGACATGGAGATTGCTGGTTTACTGGAAAAAAGCTCCTTTTCTTTAGTGTTCTGACACTGTAGTAGTTGTGGATGATGTGCTTTAAGGCCAGAGGGATGATGGATCATGAAGGTGGTGTTGAATTCAGTCGTGTTTGCTCCGGCAAGTGCCGAGTTTCTGGTTGAACTAAAGCTGTCATTTTCATATAAATTCTCTTCAGTTTAAAGATTTCAAATATCGAAATACCAGGGTTCCTGCACACCCTCTTTGTTGGTACGTTACCTGGTGATTTATAAATGCGGACCTTTCTGTCTGGGTTGTATTGTAAATATATCAGCTATTATGTGAATCGATTCCAACTGATgtaaatttttgttgttgttattattacaTTTTACCTTTAACTAACCAACTATTTTGATCCTACTTTTATTAGCTCTGCCAaaaatggctttgttttttttcctagctgatCTTGGAAGAGGGACGTGAAGCTGAACACATGATAGATCATTTTAGGGACAGAAGAAGAGATGGCTGCAGCCACAGAGAGTGACAGCCAGCGGCTCTGGTCCGTGTACACTGCTTTGTCACCAGCATGTGGAGGTGGCCCCAGGCTGGCTGGAGGATGCCCAGGCATGGGGCAGCTGGAGGTATCTTGAAGTCTCAGAGCTTCACCACTGACGGATCATGGGATCCTGGCAGAAACACTCGCTGTATGATCCTGTGCTACCGCATTGCAAACCTCTCCTTGTGTGACACCTTCCCTTGCAACGCACCATTTCCCGAATCCAGCTCGCCCGCCTGTCAGGAGGGAACGGAGCCAGCCGGGGTGAACTGTGACTTTGTGGAGATGTCAAGAAAACCTGCGCTCTGCCCATTGCCAGGCCCGCGCCGAGCAATTATTCATGCTGGAGACCCAATGCTAGGAGACATGGCCTTGGAGAGAGGGAATGTCTGGTACTGGTAGGAACAGATCATTGTACTGCAATGTGAatgaaaggcattttttttcataacaaaGATAAGACAGGCCTTGAAAGACACTTTTTTCCGTGAAGGAAGAAGGCGTTTTCCTGCTTAAATGATTTAGACAGACTTTATTTTCTAGGAAAGCCATGAGTCTCTTCATGGATCATTGTCTCCAAGCAGAGTGCTCAGTGAGACCTTTCGTCTGTGGAAAAGAGACTCAAATAGTGTGAACTGAGCTGGTGACCTTCCACCACTGTAAGTCAGGAGCCATAGAAATGTTTGTCAACGTTTTGAAAGGAAGCTGTTGTGCTTGAGATGCTttcctaggaaaaaaatcatcaatATGGAGCTACAGTGAGGCTAGATTTTAGCACAGATCTGCCAGGACACAtaggttttcttttcattttgaaataaaatgtggaaGTCAGTTGGAGCATGTACGCTTTGGGATATTCTAAGGAAAATAACCAGCgcaactttttaatttttaatttgggTGAGGCGAGCTCTGCATATAATTACTTTTCTAGAAGCTGCACAAATAGACTTTTGATACTGGAAGAAAAAGTGTGAAAAATGCTTGATATGAGAACTCGGTTTGGTGGCCTCCCGTGTAGGGAGTGGTGTGCACCAGTCCGGAGAGGAAAATCCCCAGGTTCCAACTCAACAAAAGCGTGTGGCCAACGGCCCCAAAGGCATTTCTCCACTAGCAGAGACAGGATCTGGGCCGATGAGCTTTGTCGCTTGTTCTTTGTCAGGTGAAACTCTGGGGTTAGTAATTTCTTATAACCTCTTATCCTAGACTGGGCAAAAAATGGTGATTTTTCCTCCTGTACACATAGCTAATCAAACTGGGAATTaccacttttttattttcccttcctacACCCATTCttgacacacacagaaaaaaatatcatgttACCATAGATTGAACTGTGGGCTAACATTAGTGTGTAGCACATATTTCCAGTAAATAAGATTCCTGCTTGTCATTTACAATACTCAATAATTACTGTTTTGTCCAAAacctgttttttccctttgctcagTGTCCTCAAGTACTTACTCTGCTCCCGTGGGcatcttctgctttgctgatgTCACACATGATGTCATAAGGAGAGAGGGAATCCTGTCCAGTTTCTGCATCTGCTGTGCAAATGCTGCACGTGGTGCTTGGGCATCACAGCTCTTCAAATGCTGCAAATTAGGGGATACAAACCTTTCACAAGCGGTGGAACAATTGAAAGTCAAAACTGGATTAAAATTAGTTTGTCCATAATATAGTATTTTGTTAATACAGCAAGATTAACCTACAAAATTCA is a window of Columba livia isolate bColLiv1 breed racing homer chromosome 12, bColLiv1.pat.W.v2, whole genome shotgun sequence DNA encoding:
- the LOC135575241 gene encoding rho GTPase-activating protein 17-like, which translates into the protein MNFSPAFPKPHRPGTKPRSKPSELHSCKATNQNHPETPDGQAASTMPAFPPQGLPRQGHVGENPPPQAPGGSTTWPSAPSLWPAQPCQQHPLVFVYEQKKSPPAPATETAAASASHATAADATSLPTPTPVTTQAASKANPQGFLDKSSKPGCAATPSDHSTFAPAAQQSPRVENCQQRSKNPPLLPFPPVPSWLPVTPEESQGATGAGVPPSCLEIISLKEGFTITTFPKSNQSHPPRVGITVRAQAQRPPVAVRRDPPKTLGAHRGTEGRAPRSAPLPGAKWVHKIL